ctggcgTCCCAGGagtggcagggatggaggacaAGGGACAGCAAACACCAGGACCCCCAAGCTGGCTCTGGAGCCACTGGAGTGTCCCTGAAATCCATTCAAGACTCCAAAGCTGTGACCAGGAGCAACGTGAGGGATGGAAAACCTGAATAATGCCAGAGATTCCGTGCCTGGGGacctcagagcagcccctgtgtgtgccagagctgggcgCAGTTGGGgaccctctcccagcccctgtgtgtgccagagctgggggcagTTGGGgaccctctcccagccctgtgtgtgccagagctgaggggcAGGTGGGgaccctctcccagcccctgtgtgtgccagagctggggggcagttggggaccccagagcagcccctgtgtgtgccagagctggggggcaggtggggaccccagagcagcccctgtgtgtgccagagctgggggcaggttGGGgaccctctcccagcccctgtgtgtgccagagctgggggcagTTGGGgaccctctcccagcccctgtgtgtgccagagctggggggcaGTTGGGgaccctctcccagcccctgtgtgtgccagagctggggggcaGTTGGGgaccctctcccagctcctgtgtgtgccagagctgggggcagTTGGGgaccctctcccagccctgtgtgtgccagagctgggggcagTTGGGgaccctctcccagcccctgtgtgtgccagctctgggggcagtTGGGgaccctctcccagcccctgtgtgtgccagagctggggggcaggtggggaccccagagcagcccctgtgtgtgccagagctgggggcaggtggggaccctctcccagcccctgtgtgtgccagctgcagtTGGGgaccctctcccagcccctgggcagctccaggagggacAGACTCACCCCGGTACTCGGAGAAGGACAAGGAGTAGATGACGGACTCGCCCAGCACGGTGAAGAGCAGGCGGCTGCCATCGGGGCTCCAGCAGCCTGTCTGTGGGACAGTGCCACCCTGTCACCCTGTCTgtgggacagtgccacccctgcctcTGGGACAGTGTCACCCTATCACCCTGTCTGTGGGACAGTGCCACCCTGTCACCCTGTCTgtgggacagtgccacccctgcctcTGGGACAGTGTCACCCTGTCACCCTGTCTGTGGGACAGTGCCACCCTGTCACCTTGTGGGACAGTGCCACCCTGTCTGTGGGACAGTGCCACCCTGTCACCCTGTCTGGGACAGTGCCACCCTGTCACCTTGTgggacagtgccaccctgccTGGGACAGTGCCACCCTGTCACCTTgtgggacagtgccacccctgcctcTGGGACAGTGTCACCCTATCACCTTGTGGGACAGTGCCACCCTGTCACCCTGTCTgtgggacagtgccacccctgcctcTGGGACAGTGTCACCCTATCACCCTGTCTGTGGGACAGTCACCCTGTCACCAGGACAGTCCTCCTTTCACCCTGCCTgtgggacagtgccacccctgcctcTGAGACAGTGTCACCCCTGTCACCCTGCCCATGGGACAGTCAAGTCACCCTGTGGGACAGTGTCACCCTGTCACCCTGTCTGCATGACAGTCACCCTGTCACCTTGTGGTACAGTCACCCTGTCACCCAGTCACCCTGCCCATGGGACAGCCACCCCGTCTGTGGGACAGTGTCACCCTGTGGGACACTGTCACCCTGTCTGTGGGACAGTGCCACCCTGTGAGACAATGCCACCCTGTCACCCTGCCTGTGGGACAGTCACCCTGTCACCCTGCCCATGGGACAGTGCCACCCTGTCACCTTGCCTGTGGGACAGTGCCACCCTGTGAGACAATGTCACCCTGTCTGTGGGACAGTGTCACCCTGTGGGACAGTGCCACCCTGTCACCCTGTCTGTGGGACAGTGTCACCCTGTGAGACAATGCCACCCGGTCACCCTGCCTGTGGGACAGTCACCCTGTCACCCTGCCCGTGGGACAGTGCCACCCTATCACCCTGCCCGTGGGACAGTGCCACCCTATCACCCNNNNNNNNNNNNNNNNNNNNNNNNNNNNNNNNNNNNNNNNNNNNNNNNNNNNNNNNNNNNNNNNNNNNNNNNNNNNNNNNNNNNNNNNNNNNNNNNNNNNNNNNNNNNNNNNNNNNNNNNNNNNNNNNNNNNNNNNNNNNNNNNNNNNNNNNNNNNNNNNNNNNNNNNNNNNNNNNNNNNNNNNNNNNNNNNNNNNNNNNNNNNNNNNNNNNNNNNNNNNNNNNNNNNNNNNNNNNNNNNNNNNNNNNNNNNNNNNNNNNNNNNNNNNNNNNNNNNNNNNNNNNNNNNNNNNNNNNNNNNNNNNNNNNNNNNNNNNNNNNNNNNNNNNNNNNNNNNNNNNNNNNNNNNNNNNNNNNNNNNNNNNNNNNNNNNNNNNNNNNNNNNNNNNNNNNNNNNNNNNNNNNNNNNNNNNNNNNNNNNNNNNNNNNNNNNNNNNNNNNNNNNNNNNNNNNNNNNNNNNNNNNNNNNNNNNNNNNNNNNNNNNNNNNNNNNNNNNNNNNtttttttcttaaatcttggtttttttccagcctttttcttGGCGAGGCTCCCCCATCCCGTGGGAGTGGAGTTGCTCCATGGGAAGGTCGTGGatgcagcccctgggggggAAAAACTGGAGCCTCctcgggggtggggggggggaaaagttgattttttttttttaatttgaaattacaGCCAGCATTggaattaataataataataataatagtaataatggGGAAAAAGGAGAATCTGCGGAGCTCAGCCGGTCTGGAGCGAGGGGGAAGCCCCGCAGGGACACGAGGGACACTCGAGGGTTTtgtggtggcactgctggaggtggctcctgacaaaagaaaaaaaaaaaagggggtgcTGGAAATAGGGACAgcttggagggaaaaaaaaaaaaataacccccaaaAAAGGGTTTTCCAGGATTCTGCTCTTCCCAGCGTGGGAGGGCTCGGTCCTGTCCGTTCTTCCTCCCtcaccctcctcttcctgccccagccacatccccagggctgtggggtgcgGGGGGTGGGTCCCCAAAAGGAAATTGGGATCgttcccaggcagcagctttggggTGAGCAGCCCGGGTGAGGAGCCCAGGAGGGGACCCTGAATTCCCTGCTCCCGTTTTGGGGTCGGGGTGTGACCCCCTCAATCTCTGGGGGGTGCAGAGGGAGCTCCCCGGGATGGCTGCTGGTCCATGGATCCccccctgtcctggggtgtcCATCCCTACCTGTCCCGGGGTGTCCATCCCACCTGTCCCGCGTGTCCATCCCACCTGTCCCAGGCCATCCCAAGTGTCCCAGGGTGTCCATCCCCCCTGTCCTGAGGTGTCCATCCCCACCTGTCCTGGGGTGTCCATCCCACCTGTCCTGGGGTGTCCATCCCACCTTCCGGGGTGTCCACTGCCTGGTCCTGGGGTTCCATCCCACTGTCCCGGGTGtccatcccaccctgctcccgAGGTGTCCAGCCCCCCTGTCCTGAGGTGTCCATCCCCCCTGGTCCCGGGGTGTCCATCCccccctgtcctggggtgtcCATCCCCACCTATCCTGGGGTGTCCATCCCCCCTGTCCTGGGCCATCCCCACCTGTCCTGGGGTGTCCATCCCACCTGTCCTGGGGTGTCCATCCCACCTGTCCTGGGGTGTCCATCCCCACCTGTCCCGGGGTGGTTCCCAGCCCgctccctgtcctggggtgtcCAGCCCCCCTGTCCTGGGGCATCCCACCTGTCCTGGGGTGTCCATCCccccctgtcctggggtgtccatcccccctgtcctggggtgtcCATCCCACCTGTCCTGGGGTGTCCATCCccccctgtcctggggtgtcCATCCCCACCTGTCCTGGGGTGTCCATCCCCACCTGTCCTGGGGTGTCCATCCccccctgtcctggggtgtccatcccctccctgtcctggggtgtcCATCCCACCTGTCCTGGGGTGtccatccctccctgtcccaggccatccatccccacctgccccaggccATTCCCACCTGTCCCAGGCCATCCATCCCCACCTGTCCCGGGTCTTTCCCACCTGTCCCAGGCCATCCCACCTGTCCTGGGGTGTCCATCCCACCTGTCCCGGGCCATCCCCACCACTGTCCCCCCCAGGGCAGGTGGAGAGTGACcaccccacaccccccccaGTGCTTCCCACCCCGGGTACCCCCACCCTTATCCCACTCCCCGTTGTCCCGGGAGAAGCTGCAGCCGAGCCGGGAGCCCGGGGCGGGCACCGAGGCGGGCACCGAGGAGGGCACCGGGGAGGAGCCGGAGTCCCTCGGGAGAGGAGCTGCCCCGGctgccccatctccatcccGAGGGAAGCAGGAATCTCgttttgatttgggttttttttttttttttcgtaaAAAACAcgcaaaaaagaaaaaaaaaaaggaaaggcagcagaagctcCCCGGGGAGGGGGCGCAGGGCCCGgcccccccagcacccccccCGGCTCTCTCTCTCGATAtctatttttgcatttgtatatttttatataggAAACTTtaagcatttgtattttaataacCCTGTGAAGCACTATGAGCTCCCCCCCTCAGCCCGAAATCCACAAAGGATTGGGACAAAAAAAACCGGGAAGTTTCTTAATTTAATGGTCAATTTGGTGATTTTACCCCCACCCCGACGCCCACCCACCCcgagcccagctctgtccccagagggGATCAAGTGCCAAACCCCAGCCCGGGATGTCCCCGGTGTGTCCCCTCCCGGTGatgtccccgctgtcccctccccatgGATTGTCCCCAAGGAGTTTGGCTTTCCTATGGAAACGCAGCCACGAGGGAGGGGGACCCccggggggggggaggggggggggctCCGAgcattttgggggggggggtccaCACCACCAGCGCTGCTCCAGTGCcgggagggggaaggggagggggcagctgggTCCCACCGCCCCCATTTTGGCTCTGTTGGCACCGGGgtccccaccctgctcctggcacccccagacccccccccagcagcccccagacccccccccAGCCATTCCCGGGACACAAAACTCAAACGTGCCTTGacaaggggggggggggggacaggctggggatgagccCCCCCCTGCTCCGAGGGTCtggggggggctctgggggcttcccccctcccccagcttTAACCCACTGTCACCCCTTCATTCcggggggggccggggccgcttCTCTATGCAGCGGgggggggggtcctggggggtccAGCCCCCCCAAACTGGCAATAATTCTCTCCCTGTTTGATCTGGTCCCGTCTCTGTTGTTTTAatttggggaaggggaggggagggggggtcGGTTTTTACAAATTCTGATGTCATAAACCTCCCCCCCccaaggcaatttttttttgggggggggggaggaggaggggggtggtggatgattttttttttttttttttgggtccCAAAGTGctatttttttgtacaaaaaGACTTAGATGAAACTGTTAGTTTTGGGGGGCTCCTTTGTAAATGGGGAACGACGAGTTCTTTTTGTAATAAACACGAGTCGCTGGCGTTGTCTGCAAGTCTGAGGGGGGTCCTTGGGGGGGGTCCCAGGCCGGTTttgggggtgggcaggggggcAATCggcggggacacggggacactgAGCTCTCTGTGGGGGTCCCaggctggttttggggggtggcaggggggCATCGgcggggacaggggacactgagctCTGTTTGGGGGCGGTCACTGAGCTCTTTTTGGGGGGGTCACAGGCCGGTTTTGGGGGGTGCAGTTGGTCCCAGAGTGACAccaggggggacaggggacactgagctCTGTTTGGGGGGTGCAGTCAGTTCCAGAgtggcactgaggggacaggggacactgagctCTGTTTGGGGGGGGTCCCAGGCCGGTTTTGGGGGTTGCAGTTGGTCCCAGAGTGACACcagggggggacaggggacactgagctCTGTTTGGGGGGTCCCAGGCCGGTTTTGGGGGGTGCAGTTGGTCCCAGAGTggcaccagcagggacaggggacactgagctCTGTTTGGGGGTTCCCaggctggttttggggggtggcaggggggCACCAgcggggacaggggacactgagctctgtgtggggcgtcccaggctggttttggggggtggcaggggggCACCAgcggggacaggggacactgagctCTGTTTGGGGGTTGCAGTTGGTTCCAGAgtggcactgaggggacaggggacactgagctCTGTTTGAGGGGGGGTCCCAGGCCGGTTTTGAGGGAGTGGCAGGGAGGCaccagggggacaggggacactgagcGCTGTTTGGGGGGGGGTCCCAGGCCAGTTttggggggtggcaggggggCACGAgcggggacaggggacactgagcGGTTTGGGGGGGTCCCAGGCCGGTTttggggggtggcaggggggCACCAgcggggacaggggacactgagcGGTTTGGGGGGGTTCCAGGCCGGTTttggggggtggcaggggggCACCAgcggggacaggggacactgagctgtTTGGGTGACGCAGGGCAGGGGGCCAGGCCTGGCTGCGCCCCCCCAGACACCCCGGCTCTCTCCTCCCTGATGCGGGGGcagcaccttcctcctcctcctccttctccttttcttcctcctcctcctcctcctcctgctgctgctcctgctgctcctggctcctctTCCCACCGGCCCCGCGGAGGCTCCCATGGGGCGcccaggtgggtgctgggggggcACAGCCGAGGCTGGGGGGGGCCTTTCTGGGGTGGTCCAAAGCCCCCCCCTGGTGCGAGCGTGTCCCCTGGCAGGTCCCCACAACCTGACCTGCGTGTCCTACAAGCACCCGAGTGTGCGGGGGGCGCTGGGGGATGCGGGGGGGGCGGCGGCCGGCGCCGTTCGCTGCCCCCCCGGGCAGTGCTGCGTGGGCATCTGGAACCGCAGCCACGCTCTGGTGCAGGGTGagacccccgggacccccggcTCGGGGCAGGGCGAAAGGGGGGCTGCGGTTTGAGCCTGCCCCGGGCAGGGTTGGAGGGGCAGAAGGGGACTGGTCCTGCCCcaggggggattttgggggaggatggagaggtTTGGTCCTGCCCCGGGGGGGGATGGAGGGGTTGGTTCTGCCCCGGGGGGGGGATGGAGGGGTTGGTTCTGCCCCGGGGGTAAATTTGGGGAGGGTAGGGAGCTGGTCCTGCCCCGGGGGGAAATTTGGGGAGGATACAAAGCCTGGTCCTGCCCCAGGGGGAAATTTGGGGAGGATGGAGTGGTTGGTTCTGCCccagggggattttggggaggatACAGAGCCTGGTTCTGCcctgggggggatttggggaggatACAGAGCCGGGTCCTGCCccagggggattttgggggggatgGAGGGGTTGGTCCTGCCccggggggatttggggaggatACAGAGCCTGGTCCTGCcctgggggggatttggggaggatggaggggttggtcctgccctggggaggatACAGAGCCTggtcctgccctgggtgggatttggggaggatggagaggttggtcctgccctgggggggattttggggggatggAGAGGTTGGTCCTGCCCCAGGGGGAAATTTGGGGAGGATACAGAGCCTGGTTCTGCCCCagggggggattttgggggaggatggagaggtTTGGTTCTGCCctgggggggattttggggaggcTACAGAGCCGGGTCCTGCCccagggggattttgggggggatggagaggctgttcctgccccggggggattttggggaggatACAGAGCCTGGTCCTGCcctgggggggatttggggaggatggagaggtTTGGTTCTGCCctgggggaatttggggaggCAAAAGGGGTCTGAACCGGGCCgggggggcaggagcagggtctGAACCGGGCCgggggggcaggagcagggtctGATCCGGGCCgggggggcaggggcaggagcagggtctGAACGGGGCCgggggggcaggagcagggtctGAACTGGGCCGGGGGGACAGGAGCGGGGTCTGATCCGGGCCGGGGGGGCAGGAGCGGGGTCTGAACCTGGCGGGGGGGGCAGGAGCGGGGTCTGAACAGGGCCGGGAGGATCGGGGAGGTTCTGGTCCCTCCCCAGCGGCCGCCTTGGCCTTGGCCTTGAGCAGCGGCTGCAGCGGCGCTGGGGAGGAGCCGCTGTGGGGGGGACCCGCACGGGGGTCCCACCTGTCCCCTGCCCCCCCTCCCCGAGGTGACCGTGCCGCTGTCAcccccccaggctgctgggggggCCGGGGGGACTCGTGTCCCTCGGCCACCTgcgcccccagccccgcgggCCACCCCGGCAGCTCcgtgctgctgtgcctgtgccacgGCCACCTCTGCAACGGCAACGCCACCGGGAcagcggcggccgcgggggcGAACGGGGGACCGGGGGGGCCCCGCCAGGGCCCAGGTACGGGGCCGGGGGGTTCTGGGGGGCACTCGGGggtggggacacacaggggacacacGGGGGATGCTAACACCTGCAGGGGACCCACGAGGGGTCCTGGCACCTTCAGGGGACCCACGGGGGATCCTGGCACCTTCAGGGGACCccatggtggggagggggggctgGGGCTCACTGGGGACCCTGGGGGACCCTGGGGGTCCATGAGGGGAACCCGGGACTCGTGGGGGACTGGGGAAGCCGTGGGatcccccagtgtcccccaccACCACCCCGGACAGCCGGGGGTCGGGGGGGCTCCGTGTCACCTCAgtctctgtccccagtgcccgGCCGGGGGGGGTCCGCGGGgaccctgtggctgctgggtgccagccccctcctcctcatcctcctcacctgcctgggcGTCCTCGgtagggacagggacatggcgGGGACGGGGGgacccctgggcacagccaccccttcccccatgtcccctgggtgtccccaagtgccacacctCCGGTGTTCCCAGAGTGGGGGGTGGAGCCGGGTGGGGGTCCCCAGGTTTTGTGTCACCCTTTCCCTGGGGCGGGGGGTCCCCGGTGTCCTTGTGACCCctggggtgggctgggctgtcccccGTGTCCCTGGATGCCACATGTCCCCCGCCTggctggggggggggagggctgttgtcccctggtgtccccacgTCCCGTGTCCCTGATTTTGGGGGGGGTTCCTGGGTGGGGGGGTCCCCGCATGGgggtgtccctggtgtcccccatCCAGGACTGCGTTGGACAAGGGCCCGCAAGGGGCAGCCACCGCGGGGGGGGCGGAGAATCGGGGTCCCCCCGGAGCCCCCCAGCCCGGACCTGCCGGCGCTGCACTTCCTGCAGGTGTGGGGCACCGGCGGGGCGGGGGACACCCACGGGGGGACACCCACGGGGGGACACCCATGGGGCGAGGGACACCCACGGGGGGAGGAACACCCACGGGGCAAGGGACACCCATGGGGCGGGGGACACCCACGGGGGGACACCCATGGGGGGACACCCACGGGGGGACACCCACGGGGCGAGGGACACCCACGGGGGGAGGGACACCATGGGGCGGGGGACACCCATGGGGGGAGGGACACCCATGGGGGGGAGGGACACCCACGGGGGGAGGGACACCCACGGGGGGACACCCACGGGGCAAGGGACACCCACAGGCGGGGGACACCCATGGGGGGAGGGACACCAACGGGGGGAGGGACACCCACGGAGGGATACCCACGGGGGGAGGGACACCCATTGGGGGGGAGGGACACCCATGTGGGGGAGGGACACCCACGGGGGGAGGGACACCCACGAGACAAGGGACACTCACGGGTCAAAGGACACCCGCGGGACAAGGGACACCCACGAGGACACCCAagtgggagggcagggaaggaggtgacGCTGGGAGAGGGCACCCAAATGGGGAAGGGACATGGGCACACCCATGGCAGAGAGGGCATCAATCCGGGGAGGGGGCACAACAGCGCTGGGGATGCCCGGTGTCCCCAAAGGCGATCCCTGCGTGGGGCCGCCGGGGCGCTGGGCACACGCGGTGCCAGCCGTGTCCCCTGTGTGCCCGGCACGGGGCAGGTGCTGCAGTCGGGGCGCTTCTCGGCCGTGTGGCGGGGCACGCTGCGCCAGAGGCCCGTGGCCATCAAGGCGTTCGCGGCCGGGGCCGGCCGGAGGTTCGCGGCCGAGCGCGCCGTGCACGCCCTGCCGCTGATGGAGCACGAGAAcgtggccaggctgctgcacacCCGGGCGGCCGCGCCCCGGGCCCGCGGggggctcctggtgctgcagctctaCCCGGCCGTGGGTCACCGCGGGGGCTGGGGGGGTACCGGGGGGtaccggggtgggggggggaaagggagcTTGGGGGGCTGGGGGGTACCGGGGGGTACCGGGGATGGGGGGAATGGAGTTTTGGAGGGTACCCGGGGGGTTGTAACACGGAGCTTGGGGGGCATGGGGGTAtcggggggtgggggggaaagggagTTTGGGGGTGGGTACCAGGGGGGGTGTAACAGGAGTTTGGGAGGCTTGGGGATACcgggggtggggagggaaagggagctTGGGGGGGTACCAAGGGGGTTGGTGTAAACAGGAGTTTGGAGGTTTGGGGGGTACCGGGGTGGTGGGGGAAAACAGGAGTTTGGGGGCTCGGGGGATAccagggtgggggggaagggagTCTGGGGGCTTTGGGGTTACCAGGGGGTGTTAACAGAGGAGtttggggggcacaggggatACTGGGGAGGTGTAACAGGAATTTGGGGGCCACAGGGGGGGACCAGGGGGGTGTAACAGGAAtttggggggcacagggagtATCGGGGGCTCAGGGGGCTTGGTTGtaagggggatttggggggctcgggggtgTGCAAGGGATTGGGGGGCTCGTGGGGGGTGCGTGGGACACTCGGGGAGCACAGGGGTGGTGGGGATGGGGGGCCGGTGGGGGAGTGCCCCACGTCCCCAGCCGTGTCCCTCGcgtgtccccagggctccctgcgCCATTTCCTGGGGCAGCACGTGGGCACCTGGGCGGGCAGCGTGCGCCTGGCGCTGTCCCTGGCCCGCGGCCTGGCCTTcctgcaccaggagctgtggcGTGACGGTGAGGGTGGCACCCCTggtgtgccctgccctgggcccccctgccctgtcccctccccgtgACTGacccccggtgtccccagggctgtaCAAGCCCAGCGTGGTGCACCGGGACCTGAGCAGCCAGAACGTGCTGGTGCGGGAGGATGGCACCTGCGCCATCGGAGACTTCGGGCTGGCACTGGCGCTGCCACCCCGTGCCCAGGACAGCGGTGGCAGCCGGCACGCCGTGGCCATCCGCAAGGTGACAGGGGTGACAGG
This portion of the Serinus canaria isolate serCan28SL12 chromosome 25, serCan2020, whole genome shotgun sequence genome encodes:
- the AMHR2 gene encoding anti-Muellerian hormone type-2 receptor, with the protein product MGRPGPHNLTCVSYKHPSVRGALGDAGGAAAGAVRCPPGQCCVGIWNRSHALVQGCWGGRGDSCPSATCAPSPAGHPGSSVLLCLCHGHLCNGNATGTAAAAGANGGPGGPRQGPVPGRGGSAGTLWLLGASPLLLILLTCLGVLGLRWTRARKGQPPRGGRRIGVPPEPPSPDLPALHFLQVLQSGRFSAVWRGTLRQRPVAIKAFAAGAGRRFAAERAVHALPLMEHENVARLLHTRAAAPRARGGLLVLQLYPAGSLRHFLGQHVGTWAGSVRLALSLARGLAFLHQELWRDGLYKPSVVHRDLSSQNVLVREDGTCAIGDFGLALALPPRAQDSGGSRHAVAIRKAGTQRYLAPEILDESLDLRAWGRALRQADVYALALLLWEILSRCQALSPGAPVPPFRLAYEAELGASPSGAQLRRLAADERRRPLIPPAWHRTPQPGGALPELLEDCWDPDPEARLSAERALQRLQRLAAGPAPAPGDPGPGAAPRQVPESPTMWNPGAGTGGHPKLGGGGLP